In a genomic window of Drosophila takahashii strain IR98-3 E-12201 chromosome 3L, DtakHiC1v2, whole genome shotgun sequence:
- the LOC108058882 gene encoding GPN-loop GTPase 2 codes for MLQRFPAQTTVENPRYGQLIIGPPGSGKTTYCAEALKFYRELGRQVGVVNLDPANENMSYEPVLSVMELITVEDCMEHLKLGPNGALMHCAEYLADHLEDWLLPALRKLGATHNYFLFDCPGQIELYTHHTAMARVFERLERERYSLVTVNLIDSHYCSEPSKFIATLLMALNTMLRMSLPHVNVLSKADLLRKHEARLHFNVDYYTDVLDLKYLLDKLDDDPTMRKHRKLNAAICSMVEDYALVSFQLLDAFSTDSMLRLRNHIDKANGYVYKAGEEQTVNSLLACAVGAETEAARQRHDIQPYVE; via the coding sequence atgttgcaAAGATTCCCGGCACAGACGACGGTGGAGAATCCCCGCTACGGACAGCTGATCATTGGACCTCCTGGCTCCGGAAAGACCACCTACTGCGCCGAGGCCCTCAAGTTCTACCGCGAACTTGGCCGCCAGGTGGGCGTTGTGAATCTGGACCCCGCCAACGAAAACATGTCCTACGAACCGGTGCTCAGTGTGATGGAGCTAATCACCGTGGAGGATTGCATGGAGCACCTGAAACTGGGTCCCAACGGAGCCCTGATGCACTGCGCCGAGTATCTGGCCGATCACCTGGAGGATTGGCTGCTGCCGGCGCTGCGCAAACTGGGCGCCACCCACAATTATTTCCTCTTCGATTGCCCCGGGCAAATTGAGCTCTATACCCATCACACTGCCATGGCGCGGGTTTTCGAGCGTTTGGAGCGGGAGCGTTACAGCCTGGTCACCGTGAACCTAATCGATTCGCATTACTGCTCGGAGCCGTCCAAGTTCATTGCCACCCTGCTGATGGCCTTGAATACCATGCTGCGCATGAGTCTGCCCCACGTGAATGTCCTGTCCAAGGCCGATCTGCTGCGGAAGCACGAGGCCAGGCTGCACTTCAACGTGGACTACTACACGGACGTCCTGGACCTCAAGTATCTGTTGGACAAGCTGGACGATGATCCCACCATGCGCAAACATCGCAAACTGAATGCCGCCATCTGCTCCATGGTGGAGGACTACGCGCTTGTTTCGTTCCAACTGCTGGACGCCTTCAGCACGGACAGCATGCTGCGGCTGCGCAACCACATCGACAAGGCCAACGGTTACGTCTACAAGGCGGGCGAGGAGCAGACGGTCAACTCACTGCTCGCCTGCGCCGTGGGGGCAGAAACAGAGGCCGCCCGCCAGAGGCACGACATCCAGCCCTATGTGGAGTAG
- the flr gene encoding actin-interacting protein 1: MAQPQPPAYENKNIYATLPRTQRGQPIVLGSDPKGKNFLYTNGNSVIIRNIENPAIADVYTEHSCAVNVAKYSPSGFYIASGDASGKIRIWDTVNKEHLLKNEFQPIAGPIKDISWSPDNQRIVAVGEGRERFGHVFMSETGTSVGEISGQSKSINSADFRPARPFRIVTGSEDNTVAVFEGPPFKFKMTKQDHSRFVQAVRYSPDGKFFASAGFDGKVFLYDGTSSELVGEFGSPAHKGGVYALAWKPDGSQLLTCSGDKTCRLWTVESRELVSEFVMGTTVDDQQVSCLWQGDNLITVSLSGVITYLNVADPSKPLRIVKGHNKPITVLGLSDDRSTIYTGSHDGVLTNWNSGSGTNDRITGTGHGNQINGIAAWGDFVYTCGIDDSLRQFSVEGNTYTDYVVKLNCQPRGLAILRSENIIALACIKELTLVQDQKKIFSLPIKYEASSIAVNADTSDVAVGGDDQKLHIYSLKGGVLEPKVELDHLGAVTDVSYSPDLKYLVACDAHRKVVLYSVEEYKPAHNKEWGFHSARVNTVAWSPNSLLVASGSLDTTIIIWSVANPAKHTIIKNAHPQSQITRLVWLDNNTVISTGQDCNTKVWHVESI; encoded by the exons ATGGCTCAACCCCAACCACCGGCGTACGAAAACA AAAACATCTACGCAACTCTGCCGCGCACCCAACGCGGCCAACCCATCGTCTTGGGTTCCGATCCCAAGGGCAAGAACTTCCTGTACACCAATGGCAACTCGGTGATCATCCGCAACATCGAG AACCCAGCCATCGCCGATGTCTACACGGAGCACTCGTGTGCAGTGAATGTGGCCAAGTACTCGCCCAGCGGCTTCTACATCGCTTCTGGCG ACGCCTCGGGCAAGATTCGCATTTGGGACACGGTCAACAAGGAGCACCTGCTGAAGAATGAGTTCCAGCCGATTGCAGGACCCATCAAGGACATTAGCTGGTCGCCGGACAACCAGCGCATCGTGGCTGTGGGTGAGGGACGCGAGCGATTCGGTCATGTCTTCATGTCTGAAACAGGCACCTCGGTGGGCGAGATCAGCGGCCAGTCCAAGTCCATAAACTCGGCGGACTTTCGGCCAGCCAGGCCTTTCCGCATTGTTACGG GCAGCGAAGACAACACCGTGGCCGTGTTCGAGGGACCCCCGTTCAAGTTCAAGATGACCAAGCAGGATCACTCCCGTTTTGTCCAAGCTGTGCGCTACTCTCCCGACGGCAAGTTCTTCGCCTCGGCCGGTTTCGATGGCAAGGTCTTCCTGTACGACGGCACCAGCTCCGAACTGGTGGGCGAGTTCGGCTCGCCGGCCCACAAGGGCGGCGTTTACGCCTTGGCCTGGAAACCGGATGGCAGCCAGCTGCTGACCTGCTCGGGAGACAAGACCTGTCGCCTGTGGACAGTGGAATCGCGCGAGCTGGTTAGCGAGTTCGTGATGGGCACTACAGTCGATGACCAGCAAGTTTCTTGCCTGTGGCAGGGAGATAACCTGATCACCGTCTCGCTGTCGGGCGTGATTACCTACCTCAATGTGGCGGATCCCTCGAAGCCACTGCGCATTGTCAAGGGCCACAACAAGCCAATCACCGTGCTGGGACTAAGCGACGATCGCAGCACCATTTACACCGGCAGCCACGACGGCGTGTTGACCAACTGGAATTCGGGCAGCGGCACCAACGATCGCATCACAGGCACCGGCCACGGGAACCAGATCAATGGCATTGCCGCCTGGGGCGACTTTGTCTACACTTGCGGCATCGACGACAGTCTGCGCCAGTTCAGCGTTGAGGGCAACACCTACACCGACTATGTGGTCAAGCTTAATTGCCAGCCGCGTGGTTTGGCCATTCTGCGCAGCGAGAACATCATTGCGCTGGCCTGCATCAAGGAGCTGACCCTCGTGCAGGACCAGAAGAAGATCTTCTCGCTGCCCATCAAGTACGAGGCCAGTTCGATTGCCGTCAATGCGGATACATCCGATGTGGCTGTCGGCGGCGATGATCAGAAGCTGCACATCTACAGCCTGAAGGGCGGAGTGCTGGAGCCCAAGGTGGAGCTGGATCATCTGGGCGCCGTCACGGATGTTTCGTACTCGCCGGACTTGAAGTATCTGGTCGCTTGCGATGCCCATCGCAAGGTGGTGCTCTACTCGGTGGAGGAGTACAAG CCTGCCCACAACAAGGAGTGGGGCTTCCACAGTGCTCGCGTGAATACGGTGGCCTGGTCGCCCAATTCGCTGTTGGTGGCCAGTGGTTCGCTGGATACCACCATCATTATCTGGTCCGTGGCCAACCCGGCCAAGCACACCATCATCAAGA ATGCCCATCCGCAGTCGCAGATCACTCGGTTAGTCTGGCTGGACAACAACACTGTGATCTCCACCGGACAGGACTGCAACACCAAAGTGTGGCATGTGGAAAGCATCTAA
- the LOC108058896 gene encoding protein abrupt has translation MEHVNSTNARQTQHHHFDQQLPHNDNQQQFCLRWHNHQTSLLSTLPILLDQSHLTDVTISAEGRQLKAHRVVLSACSSFFMDIFRALEASNHPVIIIPGASFGAIVSLLTFMYSGEVNVYEEQIPMLLNLAETLGIKGLADVQNNNLPKTARSGGSYMDAANDKSSEFERPSTPSPSATPTLTPSHTPTPSLPLPLPQLTSPALSTPLLANKLGSVGAASGLGTTPLENLFKSLQFYPSLLPQPLNFSQTALNKTTELLAKYQLYQSGMQEDQGLLEAADCFGSKRLKGESPPKELRRLEKSLAKNPKTSSTANSNSSKSPPECSVPNPIVATSPVTLAPPTMAHFSPQLPVVKCSSASYPSNLGTQAQLYSSKAPLYSAAATPTSAQQAAQMHHHHHHQQQQQQHHHPQPGPTPYISAEDHAKLQLHIEQYQREAAAAAAAASGMALVSAKSEPNLLSLSADRDKSLATAPIKPPSNSKLYATCFICHKQLSNQYNLRVHLETHQNVRYACNVCSHVSRSKDALRKHVSYRHPGAPSPCENEARRKRVSKLTAATTLPSGATPTPMPLVASHTVTSGEVGPAPATAIGCSGQEARNPYLFLPNQFQMAAAAAAVAVAESSPASGQPSLDLAHEAPTVIKSEREPSAASNGEATGVETSTATT, from the exons ATGGAACATGTAAATAGCACTAATGCCAGACAAACGCAGCACCATCATTTCGATCAGCAGCTGCCCCACAATGACAACCAGCAGCAATTCTGTCTGCGATGGCACAATCATCAG ACCAGTTTGCTCAGCACCCTGCCCATTCTGCTGGACCAATCCCATCTCACGGATGTGACCATCTCGGCGGAGGGTCGGCAGTTAAAAGCCCACCGCGTGGTGTTGAGTGCCTGCAGCAGCTTCTTTATGGACATCTTCCGGGCCCTGGAGGCCAGCAACCACCCCGTCATCATCATACCCGGAGCCAGCTTCGGGGCCATCGTCTCGCTGCTCACCTTCATGTACTCCGGCGAGGTGAATGTCTACGAGGAGCAGATCCCCATGCTGCTCAATCTGGCCGAGACGCTGGGCATCAAGGGACTGGCCGATGTCCAGAACAACAAC CTACCGAAGACAGCGAGGAGTGGAGGCTCCTACATGGACGCGGCCAATGACAAGTCCTCTGAGTTTGAGCGTCCCAGCACGCCCTCTCcctcggccacgcccaccctcACGCCCTCCCACACGCCCACTCCCAGCCTGCCCCTCCCCCTGCCCCAATTGACCAGTCCGGCGCTAAGCACGCCCCTTTTGGCCAACAAACTGGGCTCCGTGGGGGCGGCAAGTGGATTGGGCACCACCCCGCTGGAGAATCTCTTCAAGTCGCTGCAGTTCTACCCCAGTCTGCTGCCCCAACCGCTCAACTTCTCGCAAACGGCCCTCAACAAGACGACGGAGCTGCTGGCCAAGTACCAGCTGTACCAGAGCGGAATGCAGGAGGATCAGGGACTGCTGGAGGCGGCCGACTGCTTCGGCTCCAAGCGGCTGAAGGGCGAGAGTCCGCCCAAGGAGCTGCGACGTCTGGAGAAGAGTTTGGCCAAGAACCCTAAGACCTCGTCGACCGctaacagcaacagcagcaagtCGCCGCCGGAGTGCTCCGTCCCGAATCCCATTGTGGCCACCTCACCCGTCACCCTCGCTCCGCCGACCATGGCCCACTTTTCGCCCCAGCTGCCGGTGGTCAAGTGCTCGTCGGCCAGCTACCCGAGTAACCTTGGCACCCAGGCTCAACTGTACAGCAGCAAGGCGCCGCTTTATAGTgccgctgccacgcccacgtCCGCCCAGCAGGCGGCCCagatgcaccaccaccaccaccaccagcagcagcagcagcagcaccaccacccacagccTGGACCCACGCCCTACATCTCCGCCGAGGATCACGCCAAGCTGCAGCTCCACATCGAGCAGTATCAAAGGGAGgcggctgctgccgctgcggcCGCCAGCGGAATGGCGCTGGTCAGCGCCAAGTCGGAGCCCAATCTGCTCTCGCTGAGCGCCGACCGCGACAAATCGCTGGCCACCGCACCCATCAAGCCGCCGTCCAACTCGAAGCTCTACGCCACCTGCTTCATCTGCCACAAGCAGCTGAGCAACCAGTACAACCTGCGCGTCCACCTCGAAACCCATCAGAATGTGCG GTACGCTTGCAATGTCTGCTCTCATGTGTCCCGCAGCAAGGATGCCCTGCGCAAGCACGTCAGCTACCGTCATCCGGGGGCGCCATCGCCATGTGAGAACGAGGCGCGGAGGAAGAGGGTCTCCAAGCTGACGGCGGCCACCACCTTACCATCGGGGGCCACTCCAACTCCCATGCCCCTGGTGGCCAGTCACACGGTGACCAGCGGGGAGGTGGGTCCAGCTCCGGCGACGGCCATTGGATGTTCGGGTCAGGAGGCAAGGAATCCGTACCTCTTCCTGCCCAACCAATTTCAGATGGCGGCTGCCGCAGCCGCCGTGGCTGTGGCCGAATCCTCGCCAGCTTCTGGCCAGCCATCGCTGGACTTGGCCCACGAGGCGCCGACGGTCATCAAGAGCGAACGGGAGCCATCGGCGGCCAGCAACGGGGAGGCGACAGGTGTGGAGACCTCGACGGCGACCACCTGa
- the LOC108058879 gene encoding uncharacterized protein, with amino-acid sequence MPLKVESWLRLLLLTGCLSFIQGEQFPQCANAAFDTFVMAIDDCASYIYCNGEDSFRDSCPESTYFDDRTQECAFDDEGVCLRNSVSGLTEEEPNQQFTEEEEEGINGITTPVPTPPAQYASTTSTDSSTSSSDTSTPSSVISTPSADSSPSSPAPQTSSPAPKPSSPTSTDRPHCDSSGDGDHPHPQRCEYFYRCLSGYLTIVRCPYKYGWDFSTKQCKPLAEAQCFSFSS; translated from the coding sequence ATGCCACTCAAAGTAGAATCTTGGCTTCGTCTGCTGCTCCTCACAGGATGCCTTTCCTTCATCCAAGGCGAACAGTTTCCGCAGTGTGCAAATGCAGCTTTCGATACCTTTGTCATGGCAATCGACGACTGTGCTTCGTACATTTATTGCAACGGAGAGGATTCCTTCCGGGATAGTTGTCCGGAGTCCACCTACTTTGACGACCGGACCCAGGAGTGCGCCTTCGATGATGAGGGCGTCTGTCTCAGGAACTCTGTTTCTGGCTTGACGGAGGAGGAACCCAATCAGCAGTTTactgaggaggaggaggagggaatAAACGGTATCACCACTCCAGTTCCCACTCCACCTGCTCAATATGCCTCGACAACCTCTACAGATTCTTCCACATCGTCTTCGGATACTTCTACGCCTTCTTCGGTTATTTCTACACCCTCTGCCGATTCTTCCCCATCCTCTCCAGCTCCTCAGACATCTTCGCCAGCTCCTAAGCCATCTTCTCCAACTTCTACGGACAGGCCACACTGCGATTCATCCGGAGATGGTGATCATCCTCATCCCCAGCGTTGCGAGTACTTCTACAGGTGCCTCAGTGGCTATCTGACGATTGTGCGATGTCCTTACAAATATGGCTGGGATTTTTCCACAAAGCAATGTAAGCCGTTGGCCGAGGCTCAGTGCTTTAGTTTTAGCTCCTAG
- the LOC108058898 gene encoding uncharacterized protein has product MVIMRNFLRENRMMVSQATPNYQMPTVASTARCYGPVKLVLTETQRRLKGGTCNQPKRNIPVRRKLSEKQSQTEDISDERFLSAALLKCSEKSQSQLQSRSEGDDPVFPGEGLRHLRRTASNFELGRMPEQRDGYQLGHRPLASDFGILPSGLDHSCSSIEKQDDETSLSSRTSTPRVRQMDIPEMVDVDPEDVLSVHSQASCEKLSVVEVQPQEVEVQERVEHQKELEKQPDIQPILLSSEQRRELLDAANKQKNQLIAEYNRLPLSMGTLRVRNLKRKLEQQLDVVDHDLSMLLLEKVYLKQENNCATLAYQKV; this is encoded by the coding sequence atgGTCATAATGCGCAACTTCCTGCGAGAAAACCGGATGATGGTGAGCCAGGCGACTCCCAACTACCAGATGCCCACGGTCGCCTCAACGGCCAGATGCTACGGACCAGTTAAACTTGTATTAACCGAAACCCAGCGACGTTTGAAGGGTGGAACATGTAATCAGCCCAAAAGAAACATCCCCGTTCGACGGAAGCTCTCCGAGAAACAAAGCCAAACGGAGGACATTAGCGACGAGCGGTTTCTCAGTGCCGCTTTGCTCAAGTGCTCGGAGAAGAGCCAATCCCAGTTGCAATCCCGCAGCGAGGGCGACGATCCAGTGTTCCCTGGCGAAGGACTACGTCATCTGCGACGCACTGCGTCCAATTTCGAGCTGGGCAGAATGCCGGAACAACGCGATGGCTACCAACTGGGGCACCGGCCGTTAGCCAGCGATTTCGGCATTTTGCCCAGCGGATTGGACCACAGTTgctcctctatcgaaaaacaAGATGACGAGACATCCCTCTCCTCCAGGACGAGTACTCCCAGAGTCCGGCAAATGGATATTCCGGAGATGGTGGATGTGGATCCGGAGGATGTGCTGAGTGTCCACTCGCAAGCGTCCTGCGAGAAGCTGTCTGTGGTAGAGGTTCAACCTCAAGAAGTGGAGGTCCAAGAGCGAGTGGAACATCAGAAGGAGCTGGAGAAGCAGCCGGACATCCAGCCAATCCTGCTTTCCAGCGAACAGCGCAGGGAACTCTTGGATGCTGCCAATAAACAGAAAAACCAATTAATTGCCGAGTACAATCGATTGCCACTTTCAATGGGCACTTTGCGCGTGCGCAATCTCAAGAGGAAATTGGAGCAGCAATTGGATGTGGTGGACCACGATCTCAGCATGCTTCTTCTGGAGAAAGTGTACTTGAAACAGGAGAACAATTGTGCAACACTTGCTTATCAGAAAGtgtaa
- the LOC108058899 gene encoding tetratricopeptide repeat protein 36 homolog, translating to MPQASLKLSPHDQQVLDSIFDPLELGSSQSFDSVPAESDLTDVEPDTEAIRASRELELRAIALSEKGELDEALEVFRQSLNLAQRASVLNNRAQTLRLAKRDEEALDDLNRALELANDQQTRTKCHSHCQRGVLYRKLDNLDAARADFGAAAELGSKFAREQLVEINPFAALCNQMLRQAFDQLK from the exons ATGCCTCAGGCCAGCCTAAAGTTAAGTCCTCACGACCAGCAGGTGCTGGATTCCATTTTCGATCCCCTGGAACTCGGCAGTAGTCAATCTTTTGACTCCGTGCCCGCTGAATCCGATCTTACGGATGTGGAACCAGACACCGAAGCTATCAGAGCATCGAGGGAACTGGAACTAAGGGCTATTGCCTTATCCGAAAAAGGGGAGCTGGATGAAGCTCTTGAGGTATTCCGGCAATCACTTAATCTGGCCCAAAGGGCTTCTGTGCTAAATAATCGAGCACAAACTCTGCGTCTGGCAAAACGCGATGAGG AGGCCCTCGATGACTTGAACAGAGCCCTGGAACTGGCAAATGATCAGCAGACCCGTACCAAGTGCCATTCCCACTGTCAGCGAGGTGTCTTATATAGAAAACTGGATAATCTGGATGCGGCACGTGCAGATTTCGGGGCAGCAGCCGAGCTAGGCAGTAAATTCGCCAGGGAACAG CTTGTGGAAATCAATCCCTTTGCAGCTCTCTGCAATCAAATGCTCCGTCAGGCCTTCGATCAGTTAAAGTGA
- the LOC108058878 gene encoding C-type lectin 37Db-like gives MAKIQKDMQVILKSIQQGTPSKLTNKENQLQAQTNCERDVGRHFTTIKIRKSWDDAEAYCRVMGGHLATFKNKEEFDLITGEIDPSERYWLGINDRAKENNFVSVDFGKKVTFFEWGLAEPNNAAKDAGLDEDCVELKDLKMNDSECTGENFFICQN, from the coding sequence atggctaaGATTCAAAAGGATATGCAAGTTATATTGAAAAGCATTCAACAAGGAACTCCATCTAAGCTGACCAATAAGGAAAACCAACTACAAGCGCAAACAAATTGTGAGCGGGATGTCGGAAGACATTTCACAACtatcaaaattcgaaaatcaTGGGACGATGCCGAGGCTTACTGTCGTGTAATGGGCGGCCATCTGGCGACCTTCAAAAACAAAGAAGAGTTTGACTTGATTACAGGGGAGATCGATCCATCTGAAAGATATTGGCTGGGCATTAACGATCGGGCTAAAGAGAATAATTTTGTATCCGTAGACTTCGGCAAGAAGGTTACATTTTTTGAGTGGGGTCTTGCAGAACCTAATAATGCCGCTAAAGATGCTGGATTAGATGAGGACTGTGTTGAGCTTAAAGATCTTAAAATGAACGATAGTGAGTGCACCGGtgaaaactttttcatttgtcagAACTAa
- the LOC108058881 gene encoding AF4/FMR2 family member lilli, with product MHFWIDKRSQQCGFGRSRVAASLSHAGSGLSYGHPPRRTKSSSCSSNGAGSSGQSMPSVHRSLPQTPYDLHQPGTSRQSQSSSYGNNNSLHGQQQQQHMLQQHSSGGSSNNNNLAAAGTTTTASNNNNASGIASSAAVLTGSGTIVPLVARGSHYNHHGSTRYQPRSQQQVLHQHQQPSQQHHHQQQQHQQQQQQHYSYHHPQFGNMAVPMRHYDAHQQQQQYSSNVYADDAYSAYHHTAHHQHSSSNHSTSGSNNPRQSAAYAAPRRHNSSSNMRHSTAAAAATGATSTVEAASPAATVAAAVPATAHSNQLQQQHHALLQHADSQLLPGHLKCGMCASLVLASVFVAGTKFYFDHQGTGLEVLIFCAFSATFFLAACLVSLCRIPKGLLSSSSRSDGRAAVGHSRGVNSGSGSAQSAGCLLEMSEVRYLEEQQVNAGGGMTSSAGPPPYHIAILLPEQTPATLGKQLPLDESPPPSYDKILV from the exons ATGCATTTCTGGATTGACAAACGATCGCAGCAGTGCGGCTTTGGACGCTCCCGCGTGGCGGCCTCCTTGTCGCATGCTGGCAGCGGCCTGAGCTACGGCCATCCGCCCCGAAGGACCAAGTccagcagttgcagcagcaacggCGCCGGCAGCAGCGGCCAGTCGATGCCCTCGGTGCACCGATCCCTGCCGCAGACCCCCTACGATCTCCACCAGCCGGGCACAAGTCGCCAGTCGCAGTCGTCGTCGtatggcaacaacaactccCTGcacggccagcagcagcagcaacacatgTTGCAGCAACATtccagcggcggcagcagcaacaacaacaacttggCTGCCGCcggcacaacaacaactgccagcaacaataacaatgccAGCGGAATAGCCTCCTCGGCAGCTGTGCTCACCGGAAGCGGAACTATCGTTCCCCTGGTGGCCCGCGGCTCGCACTACAATCACCACGGCAGCACGCGCTATCAGCCAAGGTCGCAGCAGCAAGTGTTGCACCAACACCAGCAACCGTCACAGCAGcatcaccaccagcagcagcaacatcagcagcaacagcagcagcactacAGCTACCACCATCCGCAATTTGGCAACATGGCCGTGCCCATGAGACACTATGATgcacatcagcagcagcagcaatattCGAGCAATGTCTACGC CGATGATGCCTACAGCGCCTATCACCACACCGCCCATCAccagcacagcagcagcaatcactcgaccagcggcagcaacaacccCCGACAATCGGCCGCCTACGCAGCGCCCCGTCGCCACAactccagcagcaacatgcgaCACtcgacggcagcagcagcagcaacaggagcAACATCAACGGTAGAGGCGGCCAGTCCAGCGGcaacagttgctgctgctgtaccAGCAACAGCGCACAGCAAccagttgcagcagcaacatcatgcGCTGCTGCAGCACGCGGACTCGCAACTGCTGCCCGGCCACTTGAAGTGCGGCATGTGCGCCTCGCTGGTGCTGGCCTCTGTTTTCGTGGCCGGAACAAAGTTCTACTTCGACCACCAGGGCACCGGACTGGAGGTGCTGATCTTCTGCGCCTTCTCGGCCACCTTCTTCCTGGCCGCCTGCCTGGTCAGCCTGTGCCGCATTCCCAAGGGCCTGCTCTCGAGCTCCAGTCGCTCGGATGGCCGGGCAGCCGTGGGCCACAGTCGCGGCGTGAactcgggatcgggatcggccCAGTCCGCCGGCTGTCTGCTGGAGATGAGCGAGGTGCGGTATCTGGAGGAGCAACAGGTGAATGCCGGGGGCGGGATGACGTCCAGTGCCGGTCCGCCACCCTATCATATAGCCATATTGCTGCCGGAACAGACGCCGGCGACTTTAGGAAAGCAACTGCCGCTGGATGAATCGCCGCCGCCGTCATATGACAAAATTCTCGTGTAG